Proteins encoded in a region of the Ursus arctos isolate Adak ecotype North America unplaced genomic scaffold, UrsArc2.0 scaffold_2, whole genome shotgun sequence genome:
- the AQP8 gene encoding aquaporin-8, with amino-acid sequence MCDPEFGSGKAKEPSMGGRCHGSWYERFLQPCLVELLGSALFIFIGCLSVIENRTDTGLLQPALAHGLALGLIIATLGNISGGHFNPAVSLAATLIGGLNLVMLLPYWISQLCGGLLGAALAKAVSPEERFWNASGAAFVTVQEPGQVVGAVVAELILTTLLALAVCMGAINERTQGPLAPFSIGFAVTVDILAGGAVSGACMNPARAFGPAVVANHWAFHWIYWLGPLLASLLVGMLIRLFIGDGKTRLILKGR; translated from the exons ATGTGTGACCCTGAATTTGGCAGTGGCAAGGCAAAGGAGCCAAGCATGGGGGGCAGGTGTCATGGGTCCTGGTATGAGCGGTTCCTGCAGCCCTGTCTGGTGGAACTGCTGGGCTCTGCCCTCTTCATCTTCATCGGCTGCCTGTCGGTCATCGAGAACAGGACGGACACGGGGCTGCTGCAGCCGGCCTTGGCGCACGGGCTGGCCCTGGGCCTCATCATTGCCACACTGGGGAATATCAG TGGTGGACACTTCAACCCTGCGGTGTCCCTGGCAGCCACGCTGATCGGAGGCCTCAACCTGGTGATGCTCCTTCCCTACTGGATCTCCCAGCTGTGCGGTGGGCTGCTCGGGGCTGCCTTGGCCAAG GCAGTGAGTCCTGAAGAGAGGTTCTGGAACGCATCTGGGGCGGCCTTTGTGACAGTCCAGGAGCCGGGGCAGGTGGTAGGGGCGGTGGTGGCGGAGCTCATCCTGACGACACTGCTGGCACTGGCCGTGTGCATGGGCGCCATCAACGAGAGGACGCAGGGCCCTCTGGCTCCGTTCTCCATTGGCTTTGCTGTCACCGTGGACATCCTGGCAGG GGGTGCTGTGTCTGGAGCCTGCATGAATCCTGCCCGGGCCTTTGGACCTGCCGTGGTAGCCAACCACTGGGCCTTCCATTGGATCTACTGGCTGGGCCCGCTGCTGGCCAGCCTGCTTGTGGGAATGCTCATCAG GCTCTTCATTGGAGATGGAAAAACTCGCCTAATACTAAAGGGACGGTGA